In the genome of Aequorivita sp. H23M31, the window AATCCAATAATTGCCACTCCCACAACCACAGCGGCATATTTCAGCCAAATGGGATATAATTTTCTAACTCCGCTGGTCTTGTTGGAGACTTTCGGAGAAGAAGATTTGATTTTTAATAATAATTCTTGATATGCTTTTTCGGTATCTACTTTCGTATAATGTTTTTGTAGTTTATGATTGATTTTTACAAACTCCTTAAAGGTTTCCTGGTTTTTTGGGGTTTGCAACCATTCGATTAACCGAAGTTTTTCAGCTTCGGAAATGGTATCGTTCAAATATTTAATAATTAGGTCTTTCAAATCTATTTTATGTCTTTATATCTCTATGATGCAAAACAAGAGGTTTACCCTTAAGGTTTTTTTAAGTAATTTTAATAATCTTAAATTGTACCCGATTTTTTTGATGTGCACCAATGGGAAATGAACGGTTATTAACCCAAATAAAACAAGGCGACCAACAAGCCTTTAAAGTTTTCTTTGACCGTCATTATCCATCTCTTTGTACTTACCTAAGAAGCTTTACGCCCGATATGGATTCCGCACAAGAACTGGCGCAAGCCGCCTTCGTGGATTTCTGGAACAAACGCAACGAAATTGAAATCCGCACCTCGCTAAAAAGTTATTTATATAGAATGGGGTACAATCTTTTTTTAAACGGCCTTCGGAAAAAGAAAAAACAAGCCTCACTTTTGGAAGAATTAAAGTTAGATGCCTTACAAGAAGAAGAACAACGACCGGAAGAGGAATTAGGTGAAGCAGTTGAAAGATTAAAAAAAATAATCGAAACCCTGCCCGCACGATGCCAAGAGATTTTAAAATTAAAAATGCAAGGCCATAAATATCAGGAAATAGCAGAAAGTCTTGATATTTCAGTGAAAACCGTGGAAGCGCAAATGCGCCTTGCCTATATTAAAATAAGAGAGGGTTTTGGGGATGGATTGTTTTTGGTGATGTTGATGGGAGGAAGGTGAAATCGATCCCGAGCCATCGGGAGAAAACGAAATCGAAATCGAAGTTAAGATTGAGAATCTTAAAAAGAAAAAGTTTTATATTTTTCTCCAACCTATATATTTAGCCGTCCGCGGCTCCGCCTGCCTGCCAAAGGCACATAGGCAGTCTCCGACACCTGTACAGTATTAAATACGAAGATTTACTATATACTAACGACTACCGTATAATCTTGTCCTCGGTTCCGCCCGGACACCAACGGTTTAATAAAGTTTCAATTTTTTCTACTGAATAAAGACTACCGACTACTTCCATTCTCGGCTCCGCTCGGACACTTGAGTTTTTTCCACTCCATTATCCCCAGATAATTTCAAAAAACAATCCTAGGTTCAGTTTCATACTTTGGAGCTTGGGGGACCAACGAAATCTCCTCGGATACGCGCGAACGATGATAATTGAAAAAGACCTTATGCTTCCACAATTTAGTTTAATAAGCATTACCCAAAAACATTAATTTAATTTTTCGAAACTCGTTAAGAGGATTAGGAGCTACTTATTGAAAATTTATACTTTTGCATCATTAGTGATTGGCCTCATAGTTCAACGGATAGAATAGAAGTTTCCTAAACTTTAGATCCAAGTTCGATTCTTGGTGAGGCTACAAAGCAAGAAGAGAAATTTAGCGTGAGAGCAATCGAGCGAATTCCCGGACGCTATATTTATTTGGGTCAGACCACATTTCGCGTCCAAAGCCAGCCCCAATAATCAAAAAAAAACAGGTCCAAATAAACGGACCTGTTCCTTAAAAAACGTTACAATCTAAAAATTAAGCCTCACAACTGGCACAATCCTTCTTCTGGGCAAACTTCTGCGCGGCATTCATACTGTGCTGATAGTAAAGAGATTTCAATCCCAGTTTCCAAGCAGTCACGTGAATTTTGTTTATCTCCTTCACCGGCATTTCTGGATGTACGATAATATTCACCGACTGTCCCTGATCGATATGGTTTTGGCGGTTGGCTGCTTGATAGATCAAATCCATCTGATCTATTTCGGAATAAGTTTTAAATACATCTTTTTCTTCCTCTGTCAAGAAATTCAAGTGCTGAACGGAGCCGTCGTAGTCGCGAATATTTCGCCAAACTTCTAAGGTATTCATTCCTTTTTCCTCCAACAATTTCTCCAAAAATGGATTTCGGATAGTTGTTTTTATTTTGGCGATATCCTTCACATAAACATTGGACCATATTGGTTCGATACCTTGGGAAACCTGTCCCAGAATAAACGCTGAAGAAGTAGTAGGAGCAATTGCATTAAGCGTAGCATTCCTTCTTCCGTAACCTTTAAGCACTTCTGGCTCACCGAATTTTTCTGCCAACTCTTCGGATGCTTTATAGGATTTTTCCTTGATGACCCTAAATATCTCACTGTTAAGATCGTAGGCTTTGGCACTGTTTAACGGAAGCATTTTCGATTGCAATAACGAATGCCAACCAAGAACTCCAAGACCAAGAGCGCGGTTGTCTTTTGCGAAGTTATAGGCGCGTTCCATAAATAGGAAAGTCTGTTTGTCTTCCCTGCTTTCAGAATCGCGGTATTCTTCCAATTTATCAACAAACTCGGTAATGACGGCATCAAGGAAATACACCATGGTTTCCACCGCATCGGTATCTTTCCATTTGTCATAATGTAATAGGTTTACTGAGGAAAGAACGCACACAAAAGACCAATCGTCATTTGAAGGCAGCATGATTTCGGTACAAAGGTTACTGGCATAAATTGGCAGATTCTTATCCTTATAAACATCCGCCGCAAAATTATTGGCATTGTCTTTAAAGAAGATATATGGATAGCCCATTTCACCTCTTCGCTGAAGCACTTTTGCCCAGATGGAACGTTTTTCAACATCGCCAGCAACCATTTCCTCCATCCATTCATTTGTTACGGTAACTCCGTGTGTAAGTTCCTGAATTGGATTTCCTTCCGTTCCTATTTCCAAGAACTCCATAATATCTGGATGTTCAACGGGTAGATAGGGTGAAAACCGGCCGCGTCTAACTGAACCTTGACTAACCACATCCACCATAGATTCAAACAACTGCATAATATGGACCGCACCGGAAGCTTGTCCGTTGTTTTTTACCTCTGCCCCGCGATGACGGATTTTTCCAAAATACCCTGAAGTTCCCCCGCCAAGTTTGGACATCATACCAACTTCGGACTGGGTGTAAAGGATATTGCCCATATCATCGTCAATATGCGAGCCGAAACAACTAATTGGAAGTCCTCTCTTTTTTCCGAAATTAGACCAAACAGGGGACGCCAAGGAGAAGAACCCTTCAGACATATAGTGATAAAATTTATCCGAATATCCTGGAATTCCCAATATTTCCTGGGCTCTATCAGCAATTTCGCGTATGCGTTCTTCTGCTTTTATCCCAGGTGTTAAATATCCTGAAGCCAAGAAATTACGACTGTGTTCGGTAAGCCATTCAAACCCTTGTTTATTGCTTTCTTCCTTTATAAGAAGCGCTTCTTTACGGGCATTTATAAGATTGTCTGTTTCTGAATTTACTTTTGAAGGGAGATTGTCGAGAGTAAGATTTTGGTTGTTCATTTAAAAAAGGTCATCACTGGTTATACTTTGGGTTCTTTTACTGTAATTGATAGAGCGCTTTACGAAGAAATCGCCGTGTTTGGTCCCGATAATTTCGTCGTCAAACCATTCGGTCTGCCCCAAAAGGCTTTCGTCTATCTCAAATATCTTTTCTATTCCGATGCTTTCTAGGGAATTATTGAAGCGGTTTTTAATAAATTCATTCACTACCGATTTAGGAAGAAAGTCTAGTTCGCCATCTTCAAATATCCAATCCACAATTCTACTTTCGGCAGTAAAGGCTTCCTTGCACATTTCCTGAATCATGCTGTTATATCCTTCATCAAACCATTCTGGATTTTCTTCTTTGATTATTTTGATAATATCAATTCCAAAATCCCCATGAATCTGTTCTTCCTTTGAAGTCGCTTCCACCACATTTGAAATTCCCTTCAACATATTTTTATGCTTATTAAATGCCATAATAATCAGGAATTGCGAAAAGAGGGAAACGTGTTCGATAAAGAGGGAAAACAACAAGATAGATTCGGCATATTCTTTATTATCATCACTTTTGGCGTTTTTCAGCGCAGTTTCCAAATAGTGGACCCGCATCATAATAACAGGCTTTTTCTTTAGGTTTTTAAATTCTTCATTTAGGCCTAAAATTTCGAGTAGATGGGAATAGGCATCATGATGGCGAACCTCACTTTCCGCAAAAGTCGCTCCTACCGAGCCAATTTCCGGTTTGGGCATTCTATGATAAATATCGCCCCAAAAACTTTTTACCGCCACTTCAATTTGTGAGATGGCAAGCATGGTATTTTTGATGGCATTGCGCTCCACATCGTTAAGACGAGTTTTAAAATCCTGGATATCGCTGGTAAAGTTGAATTCGGTATGGATCCAATAAGAATGGCGTATTGCCGGCACATATTCGTAAAGTGCTGGATATTCGTAGGGTTTAAGATTTATACGTTTTTCAAAGATGTTCAGTTTTCGTTTTTGGGTCTGCTGATTTCTGTAGAGAATATATCCTTTGGCAACATCGAAAAACCCGCTTTCCATCAGTTTATTTTCCACCAAATCCTGAACCTCCTCAACAGTAGGAATATATCTTCCATCTCCTCTTTTTCTTTCCATCAAAGCGGCATACACTCGCTCAGAAATCCGTTGGGCATCCTCGGGCCCTCCATGTTTTGAGGCATTCATTGCTTTTAGGATAGCCTCTGTAATTTTTTGGATATGAAAGAGTTTCGTGGTAGAATCTCTTTTAATAACGTGGGTAATTTCCATAATAATGAAGTAAGGAATTATTGAAAAAATGTGAGGGATAAATATCAATATTATATCCACTGCTTTTTGAGGGAGGGCGATTTTGTTGTCAAATGTTTATCAACAATTGGGGAAAATGGGAAACAGATGCAGGGGAAACTGCAATGCTCATACGGTAACGATTTTAAATAAAATCCATTTCGAAATTTAGTTTGTGGTGGAGATTCAGATACCCCAATTCCGGAATGTGATTTTACTGATGGAAGGGATGAAATTTTCGGTTATTGGGGTTTGCCATAAAGAAGGGTTGGGGAGATGGTATATATTTACGAGATGGACGACATAAGGTATAAATCGGGTTTAAGAACAGGTTGAGCATAACAACAAAGTCTCGTCAGTAAATTACCATTTTGGGAATTTTGTTTGTATCTTCGCATAAAGAATCTATTTTGAGAGTTATCGCTAAACGAACATTACGGGAATATTGGAAACAAAATCCAGATTGCGAACAACAACTTTCCGCATGGTATCGTGAGACCCTAAAGGCAAATTGGGAGAATCCTAACGAAATCAAACATCAGTACGCATCAGCAAGTGTTCTCAAAAATAGCCGAGTAGTATTCAATATTTGTGGAAATAAATACCGATTGATAGTTGAGATAAATTATCCTCGAAAATGGGTTTTCATACTTTTTATTGGTACGCACCAAGAATACGATAATTGATGCAAATAATATATGATATGGGAATTAAAGCAATTAAATCGGAAAACGATTATGAAAACGCATTGGAAAGGTTAAAATCCATTTTCCAAGCTGATGCGGATACACCTAATGGTGATGAGGCAGAGGTGCTTTCAATACTTATCGAAAAGTACGAAGATGAACATTATCCAATAGGAATGCCTGACCCAATCGAGGCCATAAAATTCCGAATGGAACAAATGGGAATGAATCAAAAAGACCTCGCAGAAGTTATAGGCTTTACAAGTCGAGTAAGCGAAATCCTTAACCGAAAACGCAAACTGACATTAAATATGATTAGGAAATTGAGTGCCACTTTGCAAATCCCGACCGAAGTGTTGGTTCAGGAATATTAGCGAAATGCCTATACCTGCCAAAGTTAAAAAGAAATAGAGGCTAAATGCAACACCCGAAAGTAATTTCACAAATTTAAAACCTGGTATAAGCTGGAAAGTCAGTATGTCAATCTCGCTACTGCGCTTATACCGTTGGCACTACCCCGATGCAACACTCTCCCAGCCATTGCGTCTATTAAGAATTACTTAAAAACGAAACTCATGAAAATCACAAAACTAAGTTTCTTGATAATTCTGAGTCTATTTTTATTCATAAACTGCAGTGAGGATGCTCAAATCCAACTAAAACTCTAAACGGAATTCGGCACCTCAAAAATGTAAGTGGCGGGTTACTGGGATAGATATTGACTATGACCAGGGTGATGTTCAATGGAATTTCAACTCGGGAAACCATACTTTAATTGTGGAGAACAATTTGGCCAATGCCGGACCAGAAGCCATTCACGCGGGACTTGAGAACGGCACCTATAATTTTCAAATTGAATGGGCGGATGATATAAAAACCCTAATTATAAACGATGGAGTAAGAAGAGTTTTTATTGAATGTTCCTCGGTTAAAGATTGACGAGTATGGCTGTGGACGGATTTTATAACCGAATTTGGACGATAAAACTTGTCTCATTTACTTTTCAGCCTATTTCTGAGCATACACAAAACCCCTATTTCTGCCTTCGATAGATTTTCTGCTTTTTTAAGTAATTGGTTAATTTCCTTTTCAAAATATTTGAGGGTACGTCCGTGCATATAATCATCGATAATTCGGGGATCAATGTAGGAACCTCTCGCAACCGAAGGGGTATTTCCCAATCTTTCCGAAACACGGTTCACGGCCTCTTTAATATTCTTGTCCATTGATTTTTGGTCCTTTTTGTCCACCACTCCCAGTTCGTCAAGAGCGATGGCTGCGATCATGGTTCCCGCCCAGGTTCTAAAATCCTTGGCGGAGAATTCCTCACCCATTATTTCGCGGATATAGGCATTTAAATCGTCACTTTTTACTTTGACAATATTATTATCCTCGTCCAAATATTTAAAAATCTCATAGCCAGGCATATCGTCAATTTCTTGGATAATCTTAGCTAATTTTTTGTCATCTATATGTTTTTCCTGTTCCTGCCCCGATTTGCCCACATAATTGAAAATAATTTCACTTCCGTCTATGGTAAGATGTTTATGGCGCATCGTAGTTAAGCCATAGGATTCATTTTCTTTGGAATAAGTATCACTTCCCGGCCGGAAGAATGCCGATTCCATTAACCGGAGCATGGTGGCAAGGACCTTTTCCCTATTTAATTTACGCTTTCGCAAGTGTTGTCCGGTTACTCGGCGCATATGTTCCAACTGGTCGGCAAAGTTTATTATGCGATCAAACTTCTTGGCGTTCTGCCTTTTTGTGTAATTAGGATGATAGATGTATTGTTTTCTGTCTTTATCATCGCGACCGGTAACCAATAAATCGGATTTGCGATTCTCGCTTATCTCCACTTCCGTCCAAGCTGGCGGAATAACCAAAGATTTAATCCATTCCCGTGTTTCTTCATCTTTAATTGTTTTTCCTTTTTCATCTTGATAAGTGAAACCTTTGCCTCTCTTTTTTCGATAGTACATAGATGGATTTTTATTTTAAAATTAAAACAAATATTTGTTCTTCTTTTAAAATTGTGTTCTTGTTAAGAATTTTGAGGATCGTAATATTGAAAAGCCCAAATCTAATTATGGTTAAAATCCGACTTTACGGCCAATCTGAAAAAAATGAAAAAAAATAAATATTTTGTTTTGCACAAATCAAAAATAGGCTATATTTGCACCCGCCTACGCAACCCAAGCAACTGTTTCGACGTTCAAAGGTTTGCAAATGGCTAGACATAAATTCCTCTTTAGCTCAGTTGGTTAGAGCATCTGACTGTTAATCAGAGGGTCCTTGGTTCGAGCCCAAGAAGAGGAGCTTAGTCAAAACAAGCCTTTACAGAAATGTAGAGGCTTTTTTCATGGAATATCAGTTCTTTGGGCGAGAAGTTTATCCTGAGTAAGCGACGTTAGGAGCACATCGAAGGGAGCCCAAAGCCTGTCCCGATTTCCATCGGGAAAGAGGAGCTTAGTCAAAACATGCCTTCACAGAAATGTGGAGGCTTTTGTTTTTAATGGCATTACCTATTGACGAGAAGTTTATCCTGAGTATGGAAACATAGGAGCGCTTGGAAGGGAGCCCAAAGCCTGTCCCGATTTCCATCGGGAAAGAGGAGCTTAGTCAAAACAAGCCTTCACAGAAATGTGGAGGCTTTTGTTTTTAATGGCATTACCTATTGACGAAAAGTTTATCCTGAGTATGGAAACATAGGAGCGCTTGGAAGGGAGCCCAAAGCCTGTCCCGATTTCCATCGGGAAAGAGGAACTTAGTCAAAACAAGCCTTTACAGAAATGTAGAGGCTTTTTTCCTGGAATATCAGTTCTTTGGGCGAAAGGTTTATCCTGAGTAGGCGGAGGGCATCGAAGGGCGGCCTTAGTCAAGCCTTTACAGAAATGTAGAATAATTATGAATTATTTTAATCTACGCTCAACTTTGGAGAATGATAAAAATCATATTTCATTACAATATATGTAATTAAATAACCTAATATGTAATTTTTGATTTATCTTTGTAAGCCAGAATCCTTACCAATGCACATCGTTTCATTCAAAAAACTAAGAGATTATTTTGAGAGCGAACCAAACGCCACTACGACATTGCGGGACTGGTATAAAATCACAAAAAAGTTGAATGGACAAATTTTGCAGACCTAAAAAATACCTTTAGTTCCGCCGACAGTGCTGGGAACGATAGGTTTGTATTCAATATTAAAGGAAATCATTATAGAATTGTAGCTATCGTCTTATTTAAGATCAAAAGAGTTTATATACGTTGGGTAGGGAGTCATAAAGAATACAACAGAATTAAGAATATCGACAAATTATAGATACCATGAAAACCGTTACGCACAAAGAATACATTGAAGCTAATCTTAGCTTGGAAACACTTCTTAAAGAGGTTAGCAATGATACGCTTGAAGACGCATCGCAAATGAAAGAGCTTATAGAAGTGAGTGATGTCATCGAACAATATGAGGCAATCAATTTTCCCATTGGTCTTCCAAGCTTACAAGAAATGATTGAGTTACGGATGTTTGAAATGGGTTTAAAAAGAAAAGATTTGGCGATCCTATTAAATACAAGTGCTTCAAGAATCAGTGATTATTTGAATGGAAATAGGGAAATCACCTTAAATATTGCAAAGGGTTTGCATCAAAAATTGAACATTGATAGTGATATCATTTTGCAATGATACTGAGATAGACACCTGAAAAAATAAAAGGATTTCTTATGTAGTATCTGCGTAAAATTTGGCCAACCAATTTTATAAAGTATATAAAAAATTCCACATTAAATTGACTTTAAAGTAACTGGATTGAGCCAAAACAAATAAAATCCCTTTCCAAAAATATGAAAAGGGATCAATAATTTAAAAATCAAATAGGAAAAGCTTTCTACTGTTTCACCACCTTCATAGTTTCCAAAGCACCACTGCTTGAAACTTTTACAAAGTAAACTCCACTAGACAAAGCGGAAAAATCCAATTGAGTATTAGTGCTATTTGAAGTTACATTAAAAACTCTTTGACCAGCGATTGTGTAAACCTCAACTGAATCAATAGTTTCTTTGGCGTTAATGTTCATTACATCAATTACAGGGTTTGGATAGAACGAGATAGTATTTTGCGAAACAGAATTAGTTCCCAAGACAAGATCATCAAGATAAACCATCCAACCTTCAGCGAATGGTGGTGGTCCGTTTACCCAACCTGCAACATATTTTCCGTTCGGGGAAATTGCTATCGCAGTACCCAAAAGTCCGTCATCCGTGTTGACGGCAACACCGTTATCTGCTAAAACATCTTTTAAATAAAGCGGTTGATCACCAAGGGACGGGTGGTAAATAATCGCGTCTCTTATTTGAAAGCCGACTTCGGCAAATCCTACTACTACTCCATTTTCAGAAATACTTGTAAAAGCTGCAGCATCTGCTCCATCAGGGATATCAAAACTTGTAAAGGTTTCACTAGATAGGTCATAGACAAAAGGATGAAGGTCAAAATCACCCACCATTACATTATTGCTATTTATATCGTTAATTGTGTTTACATTATAAACAGGCATTTGACCTTCTGGGACAAAGTGATATTGGCCATCCAAAGTTCTGTATGCTGGGACACGAAGAGTCCCACCGCCGTCA includes:
- a CDS encoding helix-turn-helix domain-containing protein; this translates as MGIKAIKSENDYENALERLKSIFQADADTPNGDEAEVLSILIEKYEDEHYPIGMPDPIEAIKFRMEQMGMNQKDLAEVIGFTSRVSEILNRKRKLTLNMIRKLSATLQIPTEVLVQEY
- a CDS encoding helix-turn-helix domain-containing protein; protein product: MKTVTHKEYIEANLSLETLLKEVSNDTLEDASQMKELIEVSDVIEQYEAINFPIGLPSLQEMIELRMFEMGLKRKDLAILLNTSASRISDYLNGNREITLNIAKGLHQKLNIDSDIILQ
- a CDS encoding ribonucleotide-diphosphate reductase subunit beta; the protein is MEITHVIKRDSTTKLFHIQKITEAILKAMNASKHGGPEDAQRISERVYAALMERKRGDGRYIPTVEEVQDLVENKLMESGFFDVAKGYILYRNQQTQKRKLNIFEKRINLKPYEYPALYEYVPAIRHSYWIHTEFNFTSDIQDFKTRLNDVERNAIKNTMLAISQIEVAVKSFWGDIYHRMPKPEIGSVGATFAESEVRHHDAYSHLLEILGLNEEFKNLKKKPVIMMRVHYLETALKNAKSDDNKEYAESILLFSLFIEHVSLFSQFLIIMAFNKHKNMLKGISNVVEATSKEEQIHGDFGIDIIKIIKEENPEWFDEGYNSMIQEMCKEAFTAESRIVDWIFEDGELDFLPKSVVNEFIKNRFNNSLESIGIEKIFEIDESLLGQTEWFDDEIIGTKHGDFFVKRSINYSKRTQSITSDDLF
- a CDS encoding T9SS type A sorting domain-containing protein, encoding MRKITFLTKSLILAMVLFGTAEIHAQIELKVLTEMGSRFNDVNDSGFGVTVYDYYDFETNVLSPIETDAFMVQSVNNDENVAGFMMYDEDEFILQAGYRMEGVWNPIGFTPEQDPYDYDENTTYGISPNSKYITGQSNQGLNYGGFLYDTETEELILTMDPEGEASASYAVNDNGIMVGWVDRPDGGGTLRVPAYRTLDGQYHFVPEGQMPVYNVNTINDINSNNVMVGDFDLHPFVYDLSSETFTSFDIPDGADAAAFTSISENGVVVGFAEVGFQIRDAIIYHPSLGDQPLYLKDVLADNGVAVNTDDGLLGTAIAISPNGKYVAGWVNGPPPFAEGWMVYLDDLVLGTNSVSQNTISFYPNPVIDVMNINAKETIDSVEVYTIAGQRVFNVTSNSTNTQLDFSALSSGVYFVKVSSSGALETMKVVKQ
- a CDS encoding type II toxin-antitoxin system HigB family toxin → MGILFVSSHKESILRVIAKRTLREYWKQNPDCEQQLSAWYRETLKANWENPNEIKHQYASASVLKNSRVVFNICGNKYRLIVEINYPRKWVFILFIGTHQEYDN
- a CDS encoding ribonucleoside-diphosphate reductase subunit alpha produces the protein MNNQNLTLDNLPSKVNSETDNLINARKEALLIKEESNKQGFEWLTEHSRNFLASGYLTPGIKAEERIREIADRAQEILGIPGYSDKFYHYMSEGFFSLASPVWSNFGKKRGLPISCFGSHIDDDMGNILYTQSEVGMMSKLGGGTSGYFGKIRHRGAEVKNNGQASGAVHIMQLFESMVDVVSQGSVRRGRFSPYLPVEHPDIMEFLEIGTEGNPIQELTHGVTVTNEWMEEMVAGDVEKRSIWAKVLQRRGEMGYPYIFFKDNANNFAADVYKDKNLPIYASNLCTEIMLPSNDDWSFVCVLSSVNLLHYDKWKDTDAVETMVYFLDAVITEFVDKLEEYRDSESREDKQTFLFMERAYNFAKDNRALGLGVLGWHSLLQSKMLPLNSAKAYDLNSEIFRVIKEKSYKASEELAEKFGEPEVLKGYGRRNATLNAIAPTTSSAFILGQVSQGIEPIWSNVYVKDIAKIKTTIRNPFLEKLLEEKGMNTLEVWRNIRDYDGSVQHLNFLTEEEKDVFKTYSEIDQMDLIYQAANRQNHIDQGQSVNIIVHPEMPVKEINKIHVTAWKLGLKSLYYQHSMNAAQKFAQKKDCASCEA
- a CDS encoding DNA topoisomerase IB, encoding MYYRKKRGKGFTYQDEKGKTIKDEETREWIKSLVIPPAWTEVEISENRKSDLLVTGRDDKDRKQYIYHPNYTKRQNAKKFDRIINFADQLEHMRRVTGQHLRKRKLNREKVLATMLRLMESAFFRPGSDTYSKENESYGLTTMRHKHLTIDGSEIIFNYVGKSGQEQEKHIDDKKLAKIIQEIDDMPGYEIFKYLDEDNNIVKVKSDDLNAYIREIMGEEFSAKDFRTWAGTMIAAIALDELGVVDKKDQKSMDKNIKEAVNRVSERLGNTPSVARGSYIDPRIIDDYMHGRTLKYFEKEINQLLKKAENLSKAEIGVLCMLRNRLKSK
- a CDS encoding RNA polymerase sigma factor, encoding MGNERLLTQIKQGDQQAFKVFFDRHYPSLCTYLRSFTPDMDSAQELAQAAFVDFWNKRNEIEIRTSLKSYLYRMGYNLFLNGLRKKKKQASLLEELKLDALQEEEQRPEEELGEAVERLKKIIETLPARCQEILKLKMQGHKYQEIAESLDISVKTVEAQMRLAYIKIREGFGDGLFLVMLMGGR